Sequence from the Streptomyces peucetius genome:
GTCGACGGGGAACCTGTCGCTCCGGCTTGGTCGGCAGCGGTCGTACCGGCCGCTCACCGCATGCTGTTCCTGGCGGGCGAGAACGGGTTCCTCACAGGGGCTTGAAGATCGACAGCGGCCCCAGCGCCTCCTCCTCAACGAAGAGCACTGGGGCAAGCCGGCGAAGAACCGTGTGAAGTACGGGCTGCCTGCCCCGGACACACACCGACCGCGGCGAGGACACGGCCCCCAAGCGCGCCTTGAAGCGTTGAGCAGTTTGGCCGAGTTGCACGAACCGAGCCCCCGCGCGCAAGGCGTTCCCCAGCTCTGCATACATCAGGTTGAAGTAGACGTCGGCGTAACGGTTGGCCGGGTAGTGCAGCCCGCAGAACAGGAAGTAGTAGCTGCCTTCCTGGCGCAGTCCCCAGTGGCAGCCGACGACCTCGCCGTCCAACTGTGCCAAGGTGAGGAAGACGTCGTCAGGGAACTCACGCGCCAATGCTACGAAGAACTCGCGTGGCAGTTGCTCCAGGCGGTGCTCGGCCGCGCCCTCCACCTGTCGGTATAGGCCGTGCGCGCGCTCGTCGTAAACCTCGGCGATGGCCGCTGGACCCGTGAACGACCGCAACGTGAGCTCGCGTCGGCGTGCCTTACGCAGCGACCGGTTGATGTCTTGCCGGTAGTGCGACTTGAGGCTGCCGAGATAGTCCTCAAAGCTTCCAAACTGGTCGGTCGCCAGCGAGTACATCGACGGGGTGGTGGCGGCGACGTAGCCCGCGCCCTCCAGCACTTGCCTGACGGGATCGTCGGACCCGCCCAGCTCCTTGTAGACCACCAGGGTCGCACGGGTCGCCGACGCCATACGGGACAGGTGGTCCTCGACCACCGCGACGATCGCTGGGACGTCGCGGGTAGGATCGACCATCAGCGCCCGTCCGCCAGCGGACACCGGAACGCCGCAGAACAGCACCCGCGGCGCCAGCAGCCAGCCCGTGACCGGCCGCAGGTACGACATCACCCTGCGGCTCGAGGAAGGTGCAAGGACGGCGAGGTCCACGCGCATCAGGAACCAGTTGAACGCGGCAACCGCGGTGTCGCCCTCCCACACAGTGCAGTAGCCGAGCTGGTCGGTGCCTTTGGCTTGCTCGACGGCCCGGAGGAAGGGGATGCTCGAGAGCACGTCACCGCCCGCTGCCACCAGCACCCGCTCCCAGGCCGCTGAGTCGACCGCGGACGCCGTGTCGGTGGCGACGACCCTGAACCGCGAACTCGCCATCATCGAGACCTCACGCGGGCGCGAAACCGTGCTCGGAGGCCGCGGACG
This genomic interval carries:
- a CDS encoding GNAT family N-acetyltransferase, with the translated sequence MMASSRFRVVATDTASAVDSAAWERVLVAAGGDVLSSIPFLRAVEQAKGTDQLGYCTVWEGDTAVAAFNWFLMRVDLAVLAPSSSRRVMSYLRPVTGWLLAPRVLFCGVPVSAGGRALMVDPTRDVPAIVAVVEDHLSRMASATRATLVVYKELGGSDDPVRQVLEGAGYVAATTPSMYSLATDQFGSFEDYLGSLKSHYRQDINRSLRKARRRELTLRSFTGPAAIAEVYDERAHGLYRQVEGAAEHRLEQLPREFFVALAREFPDDVFLTLAQLDGEVVGCHWGLRQEGSYYFLFCGLHYPANRYADVYFNLMYAELGNALRAGARFVQLGQTAQRFKARLGAVSSPRSVCVRGRQPVLHTVLRRLAPVLFVEEEALGPLSIFKPL